Proteins from a single region of Theobroma cacao cultivar B97-61/B2 chromosome 10, Criollo_cocoa_genome_V2, whole genome shotgun sequence:
- the LOC108663622 gene encoding uncharacterized protein LOC108663622 produces MAQEWYNSLCRGRPTDATSLTWSEFLTTFLDRFLPLSVRNAKAKEFKALVQTSSMTMSDYDIKFTQLSRYAPYLVATEEIKIQRFMDGLVKPLFRAVPSQDFNTYSTAVDCAQWIEMRTSESRAARDRAKRAKTEGYQGRRDFNSGILCSSCQGPQKDSRLPQKGSDVTTVNVGPGHIRKDCLMAHQSQGSAPDSTQLALSTPSVASSSDREASGSRGRGAVTSSQGRPSGSRRQSSAVRGQAREYESCVVRVKNKNTLVDLVVLDTLDFDVILGMDWLSPCHASVDCYHKSVRFDFPSEPSFSIQGDRSNGPTNLISVMSTRRLLRQGCQGYLAVVKDTRAKVRDIGKVSVVNEFMDDFSKNYQVYPSSERLNFV; encoded by the exons ATGGCACAAGAGTGGTATAACTCCTTATGTAGAGGCAGACCAACAGATGCAACATCGTTGACTTGGAGTGAGTTCCTTACAACCTTCTTAGATCGATTTTTACCACTCAGTGTACGTAATGCCAAAGCCAAGGAGTTTAAAGCTTTGGTGCAGACCTCGAGTATGACGATGTCGGATTATGACATAAAATTCACACAATTGTCTCGATATGCACCCTATTTAGTTGCTACAGAGGAGATAAAGATACAAAGGTTTATGGATGGGCTAGTGAAGCCATTGTTTAGGGCTGTGCCATCCCAGGATTTCAATACCTACTCCACAGCAGTGGATTGCGCTCAGTGGATTGAGATGAGGACCAGTGAGAGTAGGGCTGCGAGGGATAGAGCAAAAAGGGCCAAGACAGAGGGTTATCAAGGTCGTAGAGATTTCAACAGTGGTATTTTGTGTTCTAGCTGTCAAGGTCCACAAAAGGACTCACGATTGCCCCAAAAGGGGAGTGACGTGACTACTGTCAATGTTGGACCAGG ACATATTAGGAAGGATTGCCTGATGGCTCATCAATCACAAGGTTCTGCCCCCGACTCCACTCAGCTAGCTTTGTCTACTCCTTCAGTAGCCTCCTCATCTGATCGGGAGGCTAGTGGATCGAGAGGTAGAGGTGCTGTTACTTCCTCTCAGGGCAGGCCTTCTGGGTCTAGGCGTCAGAGTTCTGCTGTTAGGGGCCAAGCAAGG GAATATGAATCTTGTGTAGTTCGAGtcaagaacaaaaacacaTTGGTAGATctagtggtgttagacaccttagattttgatgtgattttgGGAATGGATTGGCTATCACCCTGCCATGCTAGTGTAGACTGCTACCATAAATcagttagatttgattttcccAGTGAgccatcatttagtattcaagGGGATAGGAGCAATGGTCCCACCAATTTGATATCAGTCATGTCTACCAGAAGGCTATTAAGACAAGGTTGTCAAGGTTACTTGGCTGTTGTGAAGGATACCCGAGCGAAGGTTAGAGATATAGGCAAAGTGTCGGTAGTGAATGAGTTTATGGATGATTTCTCGAAGAATTACCAAGTTTATCCCTCAAGcgagagattgaattttgtatag